The sequence ATGTCGGAATCAGACTCATAAAAAGTAATACTGTAAAGGGATGCCGTCTGCCGCTGCTGTTTGCCGTCTGCCATCTGCCGCGTGGCACGGAATCGCGCCTTGCATAACAGGCAATTACGTTACGGTAACCGAACATGTATAGTatagatcgagatggcaatcggggtatgaggcgggggaatgacacgcacaacagacggaaacgtttaagtgcggaaatcaGCCTAGACAAAGAAGATGAGGCGGGGAACACCTCGCACGtctcccgcaccgggttagagcgggagctgtgcggggcgtcttcACCCCGATTActatcttgacctgtcgcgtactatatttacCCAACGAAACTAACCACCAGTTTCAGACATGGCAGGCTAACAGTTTTAAGATCTATCTCAACAGATTAGTTTTATCATTCCGCTGAAAAGTGTCAGAGTTGTGCCTTTTTTTTCTGGAGACACTGCATGATTACCTCTAGGTCTGCTCCTGGGCTCCTCCCTCTGTGCGAGTTGCACGAACCTCGCGGGTTGTGCGGCGCGCGTACGCGTGGAACGACGCGGCCGCATGCCCAACACGCTGCCTGACtccgatgatgatgacgatgatgctGGCAAATATCATGCATATATGAGAAAAGACTCGCCACATTTGCTCTATggtcaactgtcatatcaaaatATCGAAGCCTCGAGAATGGAATTTCTAAAATCCTAAGACACGTATTTCGCCATATTCAATTAAAAGTCTTCAACCAAATTTCGTAGATATTTAATTAGGGACTTCCATACTAATTTTCATTCCCTATTTACCCCTATTTCAAATGGTTATTACATTTAAAACCaacaaaggacgtggattttacgtgttttggaagaccctctatcactgagaaatcatttattttcgACATAGATATAACATTACCCTTTTCCTCCAACTAAGAGTAAAGCTTGTGTTTAGAGTAGctggtacgacaatagtgcaacggttgggGTTTGAACAGCCACCAACCGGATTTCAGTCTGCTCTTCtcactgttgagctattgaggctattagTTTTCTTACCTGTGTCTTGTTGGCAGTCCACTTTCTTCTTACTTCTCTTACCCCTTCCCCGAGTGGACCGCGCTGGGGTTTGATTACtgcaataaattataataatttgtaattttgtaatttttttaaagaatattagccatgctaatcatgactaatactcccctttcccatcCAAATAAGTGTAAAgtcttgtgccaggagtgggtacgacaatggtgcaacgagtggggtttgaaccgccgacctttcggaattcagtccgctcctcaaccgttgagctatcgaggctctctaatatataataattaatcaatctcTAATGAATAATTTAATCAGTTTGTATAACATCtgttaaatgttttaaaattgcaCCACCACGATACAACGCGATATGTAGTGATGCTAATTTGGTTgtacataatttctaaattgccaAGTCTTAAAgtaatgattatgattattaatttattaatctcTCGTTATCTGTAGGAACAGGATAGCAAAACTATTTTTAGGTCTGAATTAGCACCAATGTCACTATTATTGTCAAAACCTGACATAAGAGTTTGATTTGACAACGCGTGCGGTAGAGATAGATGTAATTGAGCGTATGGaatatttctatgctttgtcaTTCACTGGAGTTATGCAAACTAAGACTCATAACCATAGAACATAACCCTTCTGTCTTTGGTGAAGTAGGTAAAAATTACACTGCGGAAGAAAATACAACATATCAAGAAGAATATCTAACATCTCACCTCTCACTATCTTGCACTACATTTTTCTCATCTGATTTAATTTCTTTCTCTGTTTTCTCCTTTGGTTGCGTTTCTTCTGTCTCCATTTTCTCATCTTCCTCTTTTTCTGTCTTGGTTACAACAGGTTTCTTTTCTATTACAGTCTGGTTTTTTTCATCGTCCGAGTCTGATTCTGAAGCATCCTGCAGGtgtttaaaagaataaaaagctTCAATTAATCCTTCTTTATCGTTGTTATCAGCGACTTATCCCTATTGATctaagattattttattatggtAGCCTATATGGCCTATGCCATATAGCCTATATAGCCTATGGTGGTCTTCTGTATATAAACTATCTAGGGTACTTGCCTTTTTATTTGTGAATCTAGCTGAAGTTCGTCGTAAACGCGAGAGCTGCGTGTCTTCATCTGTGTTGGTCGGGGGATGGCTGCGAGTCTAATGGAGAAAGAAACAAATTGAGAAGCTGGCGAACGAAACCGTGTAATTGCACGGAAAAAATTTACAGGAGCAAAAACTGAACTGTAAGTAATTATAGCGTTTTGATCAAATTCACAAACTTTGTACTTTTTTAGCTCAGTTTTAGGCTGTTTTACTTGaaaatttattcaatttttatatCCAGTGGGCCAACATCAGAAAAAACTGCAAATCACACGATATTAGGTGATTGCACCTACAAGCAAGCAAGCATTTCAACCACTTGCGCTGTGCTGATGAGTTTATTTGAATGGCATAAGCACTCTTTAAGTCCTTAACAGACATTCAAAGCCAACCCAAAGGTGTTTAGTTGTCTCACCCGATGACAAATGAGAAACTCAACtttctaaattattttgactcacAGCTTACTGTAAATagcattttattttagaaaaaacaaCCTAtaacgacaggtcgagatggcaatcggagtgtcAGGCAGGGGAACGCCCCACACATCAGCTCCTAGCGCGTGTTATTCTGCACCAAGTTAGCGCGGAGGCTATGCGGGGCTTCCCCACCCCGATTTCCATCTCGACCTGTTGCCTACTACACAAATATTTTTGACaaaatgaagttttttttttataatatacaaatacaaattaacTTATTTCTCACCAATTTTTTAGTTTCCCTAGCCTCATCTCCCGATGAAAACTCATCCGAGGAGCTGGTTACAGGAAACCCGTACAGGTCAGGATAACCCTTGACTTTGAGCTCATTGGTGATCCAGCTCTCGTTGAAGTTGTGATGCAGCAGCTTGCGCTTGCGACAACTACGTCTCACATCTGAAATGTCTTAACATGAGCTTACATTACTAGCTGACCTGCGATTTCAACCACGTGGATTTGGgtgtttaaaaatcctatgggaactggttgattttccaggataaaaagtagcttgtcaCTCTCCAGGGCTTTTAACTTTATCTATAGTAGTGATTAGTAAGCATTTTAAATGCGTAAGTATTAATTGTTTGTTGGCTTGTCCTTCCATCACGGcgcaacagagcaacagatgaatgtaattttttgcatggacaaAGTTAAAAACCAGGTAAGGgacttaagctactttttaaccagggaaatcaaagagtttccacaggatttacATCCACACGGAAGAAGTCGCAGGTAACAGCTTAAAGGTAAATAAAGCAAGCCGAAGGTTGTATTCTTAAAGTGATTACATTCTGAATACCTATATCACTTTTGCAATGATATATTCGTAAAAATATTGGCTATACAATTAAGCAAAAAGAGGAATATTGAGAGTAaagaatttattataaaaaagctcCTAAtcgagaacctccttttttggaagtcggttgaaacttgaaacaatGACACTTACTTTGTTGTATCGGCTTATCTTCACTGTCTTCCATGTAATTCTTCCTCGGGCCGCGGTTGCGACGAATCTTTATGCTCCTGTTCGTGGAATCATTGTCGTCAGCAAAGAACACTCTCACTTGACGAGATCTGAAAGTCAACCAATTGATGTATTGTAGGATATATCCAGGGAAGGCTAAGACTATTTTTTAAGAGgaaagattgatttatttgtaatcacaaaactctgaaactactgaactgactttaataattctttcaccattagaaggCTACTTTAGCCAGAAATAACATAGGCCAATACATAATgtagcaaaatattatttctgtttGTTTAGGCACTTTGGGTTTGTAGGGTacattctttctttttattttatagatgcctattcactcttgaattgaaggtacccatattaaattggaggagaaaactgatgcttgaagggcattccatatcctagcagttTGAACTAGAAACAAGGAAGCAAATTGCACTGTACATGTCTGTGTAATTTGTCATTTTATAATTACTATAAGAAACTTATTCTATTTAACCAATAACAACAATGTattggaaataaataaattggtttgatttgattttgaccATGTACGGATAGAGTAGTTACATATTTGACATTAttccatttatttttttattcaaatcaaataGTAATATATACAAAATCATAACAGAATATTTACACCAAGTTAAAGTGTAAAGAAGGCCTTATTTACCTTTCATTAGGTTACCTCTTTGAGGTAACCTAATGAAAGGAGATACAAATACATGATATCATAATGTAAAATTATCACTAATGTGATCTATTCCAAGCAGCATTTCATTACACTACAGTACAAGTTTTAAAGTGTAGGGTAAAGAAAAgtgatggacttcgtctgtgttggtgttagctggcaggcgtgctctgcctttttggagtgtttatttttgttaaaactgactggaaagcagtgccgtgcgtatgtcggcgagcgccggcgcagacggggTCCAAACTCGTATagtttcacaaaaaataattacaaacttgacattggctaatctttgtaaagccagagagagcaaaaaaaaaaaaaaaagaaaagtgatAGGTTAGTTCAAattagtcaaaaaaaaatacatcagAAAGTCAGCAGCACGATTGCAGTTctataaacaataaaattacctCCTTGAATACTTTTCAGGTTCTGTGTCACTCTCGGGAAACATTATACGAGGCATTTTGATCGCTCGAAGTCTGCTACGGCTGTCTATAAAAGAAAATAcgatgaaaataattttttaatcaaGTGCAAACAGCTACACtgcaataatatacttaatttatttattttaatcattgatgactgttttcatttttttctgcaaagatatacttagtaattaaaaattccttcataatacaaataaatatataatataacttaCGCTTAGTTGGCCAACGTTGTATTTTTCTTGTAACCTTGTATTGGCTGCTCCGTAATTCTCTCTGAGACCAATTTGATGCCTAAAAGCCAATTTAACTTTAAAGATAGGGCTATAATTACAATAAGAATTACATTGCTCACAAAACTTAGATCTGAAAGTAATGctaatgttataatataatgACTTCTATACTGTGAAGTTCAATTATCCTTAATGACAAAATTGTGTGTAAGCAAATGagctgagctttcagttgcccaccATATAGTGTACATTGTTAAAGTGATAATATTCTAACTTTTTAtcatttgaaaagagtaactgctctttttttcaataatctgctttccaaaccagtggtagagtcagtcattataatattcatttattaattattcatcACAAGATTATATACAAagattttaacaatttttgttTCACAGGTCACATTATAACAATATTGTAACCTGTTGGGACTCTGAGCACAGTTATTTTTGGGTTAGTAGGGAGACAACAACCTTTAAAGGAGTCACTGACTTTATAATACTATGACTTTTAGTCCCAGATGTAGCATTTAAGAGACACTAGATGAAATCAGTCCATGGTGTGGTTAATCCACATTAACTTTTGTGTAGTATCACAGTAACTATTgtggtttattaaaaatccagAGGATAATCTTTgctttttcgggacaaaaagtaccctatgtcctaAGTATGATTTAACTTAGTACCAGACAAAATTGGATAAATGGATGGGCCAGTAAAAGCTAGCAGtcaaacagacatacttttgcatttgtaatattagtatggatatggaagtGTTTGCTAGGAATAATTGATAACCCTAACAGGTATTTAGACAGCAAAAATTATAAAGTGCTAGCCACTAAAGTGTGCACAGATCACAacacatattattacatatagGTGCAAACAGActccaaataatatttaaaaacaattttcctTGATTACAAATATCATGCCTgtattattatgtagtaaatAGTAATTTTGATATGCATTCAAGTTATGAAGCCTCAATTTTTTGAGAACTAAAATGAAATGAGGCAAGCTTTCAGGCATATAAAGTAACAAACTAATGTTAATTGTTTTAGAGAAACTACACTTAGTTATGCACAAACAGTGATTTCAGCTAAGACAATGCCATATGGCATTGATTTCAACTATATTAAACTAAAAACTGAAATAATGACTCAGCAAGATTATAGTGCAAGTACTAAACCTTGTGGTAACTCAAGAATCATGATGTGAAGCTATTCAAGCGCATGCAAGTACATGCACTCTGAAAGTACCAAAGGTAAAATGGGGACAGGAAGTTAGATTACAAAGACATATTCCACTCAAAGCTTAGGTGCGTTTTCAGATATAAGAAGAAGAATATCAGTGAGGATTATTCACCTTCTCATCCGATACGCTGCCAACGTCGTTTATCGAATAATTCCCTTCGTCGACTTCCCCGTTTTCTCCGTTGCTGCGACGGGTTTTCACCATTGCAATGTTCGATACTTATGTCGTAATATTACATCCAAGCTCACAAAACGATTATGTAACAGCTCGAAAACTTTATACACAACTCAAAAACGATATATTACCCACTTTCAAAGCTCGAAATAGAATCTAAGACGACAAAGGGCCAGCGTTATGTCTCGTCCCCACATGTCGTTTTGGTGCGCCATGTTACACGACCGTTCACAATAATTTCCTATGCTCGCAATGAATTGAGGAAACACAAATTCACACTTCAAATTAACATTCAGACATCGCTTACCTCGCCTAAATTATATTTTCCATTAaacacaaactattttattcgCAATCCATCCATCGAAGGCAATTTCGAGACGAATTCACGTTAGCTTGGGGATGTGTTTATTGACAACTGTCAAAAATTCCCGCAAATTTGACACTCCTCAAAGTTCATTAAACTCTATAGTCattgattttttcaaaaaattacgaAGTCTATTTAGTATATATTcgattaggtataatttttataggtaggtagtatttATATACATAATCATAAGTATAGTAACTGCTAAAGTGGTTCGCTTTTGGTctgcataattattttatttacctgaacaaaacacagatcactatatcagtaaaaaagtagttttcttttttttctaacaTACAAAAGTACTCTGTGCACATATGATCAAAAATTGACTTTGGCAGTTTAGTTGACACCAACAATTTCAATTTGTATTATCATAGATCATAGAGGTATAATAAATCATAGACTTTATCTATCATATCCATCACAGATATCCATATTGCATAGccataatttatcaaaaaataattagtgaacataaaaataaataaataacaatcatGTCAATTTTAAACAGGTAAAGTTAACTACAAAAAAGGTGCAAGAACTCTTAAAACTGTACAACAAACGAATTAGTTATGAGTGATAAACAAAGTTCAACTTCACCTCCTGAAATCGTTAAAACAGAGGTTGAAAACAAATCTAATGAAAAGGATGGCGAGGACATTGATGACGAGGTATCCGCCCGGATGACCGCTTCATACAGTGAGATATCTTTTCATTCTGACAATGGTCAAAGTACTGATGAACAATCCAAAGAACCTGGGCCTTCAAGACCATACGATCTCCCTTCTGAAAATCGTAAGCAGGAAAAAATACCCTTGGATGGGCAGTTTCACTATGAAGGTGACATGACACATTATGTAGCTGATGATTTAGAATTTAAGATCAAACTCTCTAGTCCAATAGCAAAAAGAGGTGAAACTCCAATCTTTGGTAGTTCTAGTGCATCAAGATCTAGCACACCATCTGGAAAACTTTACCGACAAATATTGGCCCCCCAGATTGGCCAAATAGACATAACAGTATTAAACGACCTTGAATATGAAGCTCAAAAGATTGCGCAGTCTGTTGACAATTTGATAGAGAATCTATCCAGTATTTTACATTCCAACTCCTCACTCACAGCAGAAAACATGGAAGTTTATAGAGACGCTGTGGGAAAAACATGTGATGCGatggataataatataaaaagtatgTACACAATCCTTGCAAAAGGGGAAGAGGTTTCCCAGGCTATGGTTCCAGTACAAGCTCAAGCAGCAAGGATAGCTGAGATTAAGCGGCTTTTACAAATATTTGAAAGCTATTTCTGAAGTTTGATTTAAGTGAAAGATGAAAACCTGTACAATCTAAACGAAATCGAAGATGTGTCTGTAAAATGAACAATTGTGTGGACTATCATGTTATTTGATTGTAGAATATCTAAAGATAAATATTTACAACAGCTTATGGATTAGAATTGATAATTATTAAGGTtagttttacaaatttattCAAGAAGTGTTAAAGTAAACTGCAAGTTTGTATTATGTTGCTTTGAAAATAAAAGCTTAAGGCGAGAAACATATTGGTTATATTCTCTTTTAATATGAGCACTCATTACCTCTTTAATATGAGCACTCATAAATTGCCTAGTTATTAAATTggagaagataataattaaggtggaagcgacgggcctgccagcaaaattcaaatttaattcggttttttgcaatttgtaaacttataggacaacgtaggcttatggtaacTAATTTggtcgactaatttgtgagaatagttgattctagaattaatttcttaaactggatcctttcaagtaaagatttttatattaaacctgtgaggatgatactgccattgtcgcaattaaaataccataagcctatgttgtcctattaatttacaaattgcgaaaatccaaattaaatttgaatttcgcgggcaggcccgtctcatgcgcCTTAATAAGTAGtggtcttaggctgagatctatagcacatactttgactttgctcagactttcaGTTAGAACCATTAGAAcaagaaaaaattataacacaaaCAGTGCCTCAAGTTAgttaagtttaagcaaagtcaaagtgtgctctatagaatctatagatctcaaccttagtgTCCTAGAAAGCTAAGCTGATGTCCTAGAGTGTAAAGAAACTCAAGATGGTCTACTATATTATCGTAattgtaaatacctacataataaatattttcactataGCCTGCTTTCTAGTACATCAGCACCAGTACCAGCAAGTACCAGTATGGAGTGTAGTATAGAAGAGACTAGGAGCTTTGGGTTCTATAGTTTTCAAgtttataataaacttttaataatataatatgagttGACACAACTTCGATAGAACAATTCGAATTAACAATCAACTTTATCTATTTTACGCATTTATTATTCAGAATCAGTGATATTGTTGATCGTAGTTCGGAACTgaatattaaaaattgatatCTGAAACCTAAAACTAAATTGCTACACTATCGTGGTATAAATCCACCTTAAGAGATCCACCCCTACAGTTCACCATAGACAGCAAAGTGAACTGTCTCTTGTCTACTGTCATGTCATGGTTGCTGTCAATCTACTGTCAAATTTCGCGAAATTGTCATTAACTGTCAAATTTTTTGTCAATCGCGGATCGGTTGTTGTCATGGATGGTGTTCGATTGGAACgtattctaaaaatataaaaatggttTATTAAAATCTCACAGAAAATGTAAATTGAATTACTAACATGAATGCTAACATCATAACAAGATTACCCGTGCAGTTGTTGGTCTCATGACCATTGAAGTCACATCACAGGCATTCTGTAAAACGCGATGGGCGACGTTGTCAGCTTATTTTCTGtgataatcatgaaatttaaatCAAAGTTTAACCAGAGCAAGCTCTATTTTCATTGTGATTTGCAATGGGATAAGCTGAAGTCGGTGAAATGGATGAATGAGAGGGCTACGTCTAATAAGGCGTACGTTCCAACAAAGGTAAGGTTTCAAAATACTTTATAGAAtcaataataagtatttatttttggatacctttgttaatatttatttttagcaaAGAACATTATAAATTCTGCAACAATTTTTCTCTTATTAATTAGTGTTAGTAGTAGTAAGTgtttaaatataagtacctacctaatcaatgGATTGTTAACATTGTTTTGTAAACAATTTTGAACAATGATAATACTTGTAAGTAAATCGAATATCCATGTAAATAGTGACTGTATATTATGCCTGCCATGTAGATGAAGCCTTGCTGTGTACATGCTTTTGAAAGTTTTGTTCCAAGCTAGATAATTGTCTTAAACTGTGACACTTTAGAGTACTAAATGTTAAAAAGAGAAATCGTCATGAGATAGGTTGGCAGCTCACAGTCAATATGCAAGTTTTGCAAAATTGGTTTGCAAGTATGGATTGGCCGACTTCACACAGGACACagtacctttgagaacattatggagattgTTCTGGAAAAAAAATGGAGTGCAAGGCATGCTATTTTCCTCACCTCatggtttccttcaccgctaaagaaagtgatttttaattgcttaaaatgaacATAACTTGAAAAAGTCAAAGGTGCATGCCCCGGATCGAACCCTCAATcccccgaataggaggctgatctgctaaccactaggctgtcgCGTTTCATCGCTTTATACACTAGTGTAGTTTGACACAATTTATAATTCACTCCTGAGACATGTTAGTTTCCTCATAGTGAATCATGTGAGAAATTCACCATTATTGTCGTCATCATCGTCATTGCGGATGACGAGGTCGTGGATTCGATTTCTGGGTCTGGCCAAAAAAAAAGGTAttgtttctgtcaagaaattctcagtagaTACTAGCTCGGAGTTACGAAGTTGATGGTGTGTTACTACCATGCCTCGGAGAGCAGGTCAAGCCGTCGGTCCTGCGGTCGTggcggatttccgtcccatcgtactatgagagtgagggaatagagagtgcactcACACACGTGCTCTATAATTTTTCCCGCGCAATTAGCTGATCTCTATGGAGAtgccgtggccgaaattcggtggGGAGGACATTATTATGaatttttctattattgttGGTGCAGGTCGAAAACGTCGCGAACGTATGCACGCACGCACTATGCGTAGCGCCCGCATCGCTCGGTGCGCGCGAGCTGCTGACCCGCTCGGTGAACGCGCCGCAAG comes from Maniola jurtina chromosome 17, ilManJurt1.1, whole genome shotgun sequence and encodes:
- the LOC123873865 gene encoding BLOC-1-related complex subunit 6, whose protein sequence is MSDKQSSTSPPEIVKTEVENKSNEKDGEDIDDEVSARMTASYSEISFHSDNGQSTDEQSKEPGPSRPYDLPSENRKQEKIPLDGQFHYEGDMTHYVADDLEFKIKLSSPIAKRGETPIFGSSSASRSSTPSGKLYRQILAPQIGQIDITVLNDLEYEAQKIAQSVDNLIENLSSILHSNSSLTAENMEVYRDAVGKTCDAMDNNIKSMYTILAKGEEVSQAMVPVQAQAARIAEIKRLLQIFESYF